From Variimorphobacter saccharofermentans, one genomic window encodes:
- a CDS encoding bacteriohemerythrin, with translation MAVEWTPNLSVGVKHIDDQHIIWFKKANELFEAGRERRAKEYINTMLDFLDDYTKQHFKDEEAYMEEIHYPELDAQKKAHAIFIDNLAKLKKEYNETDGNILVILNANKMVLDWLTNHIRSMDKKIGEYVKTL, from the coding sequence ATGGCAGTAGAATGGACTCCTAACTTATCAGTTGGTGTCAAACATATTGATGATCAACACATTATATGGTTTAAGAAAGCGAATGAACTCTTTGAAGCCGGAAGGGAACGGCGAGCAAAAGAATATATTAATACCATGCTCGATTTCTTAGATGACTATACGAAACAGCACTTTAAAGATGAAGAAGCCTATATGGAAGAAATCCACTACCCTGAGCTTGATGCTCAAAAGAAAGCACATGCAATCTTTATCGATAACCTTGCTAAATTAAAGAAGGAATATAACGAGACCGATGGTAATATTCTGGTTATACTGAATGCCAATAAAATGGTCTTGGACTGGTTAACAAATCACATACGTTCCATGGATAAGAAAATAGGTGAATATGTTAAAACTCTCTAG
- a CDS encoding alpha/beta fold hydrolase has protein sequence MIEKCFVEINGVKMGMIIKSQDISNPVLLFVHGGPGMPEYFLFEKYPTGLEDYFTMVFWDQRGAGLSYSKNIDMSTISVDQYIEDTIAVTNYLRVCFSKKKIYLMAHSWGTYFSIQAVQKAPHLYNAYIAIAQVTHQDESEKLAYQYMLDYYEKVKNEKTLRRLKENPYPSLGYNKIRDDVMHRCGIGTTHDMKSVVTGIFLTSLKSREYNLTDKINLWRGKRLLNKNVQLCMKDDLRKKVNVLEIPTYFFSGVYDYTVNYKMSEEYLARLTAPVKGYYLFEYSAHSPIFEEPSKVLQIVAKNILLCTNTLANKK, from the coding sequence ATGATAGAAAAATGCTTTGTTGAAATCAATGGCGTAAAAATGGGGATGATAATTAAGAGTCAGGATATTTCTAATCCGGTGCTGTTATTTGTACATGGTGGTCCTGGTATGCCGGAATATTTCCTTTTTGAAAAATATCCCACAGGCTTGGAGGATTATTTTACAATGGTCTTTTGGGATCAGAGAGGTGCTGGATTATCCTATAGTAAGAATATTGATATGAGTACGATCTCCGTTGATCAATACATTGAAGATACCATTGCGGTAACCAACTATTTACGAGTATGCTTTAGTAAGAAAAAGATTTATCTTATGGCGCATTCCTGGGGAACGTATTTCAGCATTCAGGCTGTGCAAAAAGCCCCGCATTTATACAATGCTTACATAGCTATTGCGCAGGTAACCCATCAGGATGAATCGGAGAAGCTGGCATATCAATATATGCTGGATTATTATGAAAAAGTAAAAAATGAAAAAACCTTGAGAAGATTAAAAGAAAACCCATATCCGTCTCTTGGATACAATAAAATAAGAGATGATGTTATGCATCGCTGTGGAATAGGTACTACTCATGACATGAAGTCGGTTGTAACAGGGATATTTTTAACGTCATTGAAAAGTAGAGAATATAACCTTACAGATAAAATAAACCTATGGCGTGGGAAACGATTACTTAATAAAAATGTACAGCTTTGCATGAAGGATGATTTGCGGAAAAAGGTAAACGTCCTGGAGATTCCTACATACTTTTTCTCTGGTGTATATGATTACACAGTAAATTATAAAATGTCTGAGGAATATCTGGCCCGACTTACTGCACCTGTTAAAGGATATTATCTTTTCGAATACTCAGCTCATAGTCCCATATTTGAAGAACCAAGTAAAGTACTGCAAATTGTTGCAAAGAATATATTATTATGTACTAATACACTTGCCAACAAGAAATAA
- a CDS encoding TetR/AcrR family transcriptional regulator — protein sequence MKNKDNRRTQNKDKIIEVAINLFSQKGYNEVTMREIAAEVGIKAASIYNHFASKEAILNEITVIFGEKLTESIYPAFNVSEGDGLSEFAQKTSSATDNFFIEPLHAKIGNILMNEQFHNDTVRDFLLKELIEKPREAISAYFEKLIQSKKMIEVDPLLAAKLYHSFFIYNFYENTLSKGKNALNPRANFERDEHIRLFIKNFSR from the coding sequence ATGAAAAATAAAGATAACAGACGCACACAAAACAAGGATAAAATCATAGAAGTTGCAATTAACCTGTTTTCTCAAAAAGGGTATAATGAAGTGACCATGCGTGAAATTGCTGCTGAGGTGGGCATAAAGGCCGCTTCGATCTACAATCATTTCGCGAGTAAGGAAGCGATACTCAATGAAATCACGGTAATCTTCGGAGAGAAGCTTACAGAAAGTATCTATCCGGCTTTCAACGTTAGTGAAGGAGATGGATTATCAGAATTTGCGCAAAAGACTTCTTCTGCAACCGATAATTTTTTTATAGAACCACTTCATGCTAAAATCGGTAACATCTTGATGAATGAGCAGTTTCATAACGACACTGTGCGTGATTTCCTGTTAAAGGAACTGATTGAAAAACCGCGAGAGGCAATATCCGCATATTTTGAAAAGCTTATACAAAGTAAAAAAATGATAGAAGTTGATCCTTTGCTAGCCGCAAAACTTTATCATTCGTTTTTTATTTACAACTTCTATGAAAATACATTATCCAAAGGAAAGAACGCATTAAATCCCCGAGCGAACTTTGAACGGGATGAACATATTAGACTGTTTATAAAGAACTTTTCCAGATAA
- a CDS encoding VTC domain-containing protein has product MRESQGRHELKHYINYADVLQLRARLPYVTDIDENAADGCSYRVKSLYFDNYNDKVLNEKMNGVNEREKFRLRRYNDDTSFIRLEKRVKEIVFAIRRVS; this is encoded by the coding sequence ATGAGAGAATCCCAGGGCAGACATGAGCTGAAACATTATATTAACTATGCAGACGTATTGCAGTTAAGAGCAAGACTACCATATGTGACAGATATCGATGAAAATGCGGCGGATGGATGTAGTTATCGGGTTAAGAGTCTTTACTTCGATAATTATAACGATAAAGTGCTTAACGAAAAAATGAATGGTGTAAATGAGAGAGAGAAGTTTCGTTTACGTCGATATAACGATGATACATCCTTTATTCGACTTGAAAAAAGAGTAAAAGAAATAGTCTTTGCTATAAGGAGAGTGTCGTAG
- a CDS encoding sensor histidine kinase, giving the protein MELYSQNYNLTKSIKETVIRLSELLKNDGYSIEFEHSEDVYVSADEAKITQAFYNLLTNAVNYSANDKHIIVRQIRMQKNVRIEVIDHGDGIAREDIPYIWDRYYKVDKKHKRAITGTGLGLSIVKKIFELHGADYGVDSEMGKGSVFWFQLETITNI; this is encoded by the coding sequence ATGGAGCTTTATTCACAGAACTATAACCTTACAAAAAGCATAAAAGAAACCGTTATACGACTTTCAGAGCTTTTGAAAAATGACGGTTATTCAATTGAGTTCGAGCATTCTGAAGATGTATATGTCTCAGCAGATGAAGCAAAGATTACCCAGGCTTTCTATAATTTACTTACCAACGCTGTTAATTATAGTGCTAATGATAAGCATATTATTGTGAGACAAATCAGAATGCAAAAAAATGTACGAATTGAAGTTATTGATCATGGTGATGGGATAGCAAGAGAAGACATTCCTTATATCTGGGACAGATATTATAAAGTAGATAAGAAGCATAAACGGGCAATTACCGGTACAGGGCTTGGACTTTCCATAGTTAAGAAGATATTTGAACTCCACGGTGCGGACTATGGTGTGGATTCAGAGATGGGAAAGGGATCGGTGTTCTGGTTTCAGCTAGAAACTATCACCAATATATGA
- a CDS encoding DUF362 domain-containing protein, which produces MIGENGIRIIYGDNPKQMVMKLLEVIKPEDEIEKNALIGIKPNLVVAQPSRFGATTTPEIVEGIIEYLKSKELNHIVIMEGSWVGDRTSAAFKACGYENLSKKYNVPLIDLQKDKSVEYEVDGLKVNVCDYAMKVDYLINIPVLKGHCQTNITCALKNMKGCIPDSEKRRFHTLGLHKPIAYLNKIIKQNLVIVDGMNGDLNFEEGGNPVQMNRIIAGKDPVLIDSYSAHLIGFDIDEIPYITIAESMGVGSTDLVNAEIVELNKDNGSRKLMPTRRVQQLSRHIAEDCACSACYGSLIYALERLDEKGLLYKLNSKLYIGQNYKNKKYKGIGIGSCTSEFDKNIKGCPPKARDIVEFLEDLCE; this is translated from the coding sequence ATGATAGGTGAAAATGGGATACGTATTATCTATGGTGATAATCCTAAGCAAATGGTTATGAAATTGCTTGAAGTGATAAAGCCAGAAGATGAGATAGAAAAGAATGCACTGATCGGAATTAAACCCAATCTCGTTGTAGCACAGCCTTCGAGGTTTGGCGCGACCACCACACCCGAGATCGTGGAAGGTATCATAGAATATCTAAAATCAAAAGAGCTTAATCACATAGTAATCATGGAAGGCTCATGGGTGGGAGATAGGACATCAGCAGCTTTTAAAGCATGTGGTTATGAGAATTTGTCAAAGAAATATAATGTTCCCCTGATTGATCTTCAAAAAGACAAATCTGTGGAATATGAAGTAGATGGCTTGAAGGTTAATGTATGTGATTATGCTATGAAGGTGGATTATTTAATTAATATTCCGGTCCTCAAAGGTCACTGCCAGACCAACATAACCTGTGCCCTAAAGAATATGAAGGGATGTATTCCGGATTCCGAGAAAAGAAGATTCCACACATTAGGCCTACATAAGCCCATAGCATATTTGAACAAAATAATTAAGCAAAATCTTGTAATTGTTGATGGTATGAATGGTGACCTTAACTTTGAAGAAGGTGGTAATCCGGTTCAGATGAACAGGATAATCGCAGGGAAGGATCCTGTACTGATAGACTCATATTCAGCACATTTGATTGGCTTTGATATTGATGAAATTCCGTATATTACTATAGCGGAAAGTATGGGGGTGGGTTCTACTGACTTGGTTAATGCGGAAATTGTTGAATTGAATAAAGATAATGGATCAAGAAAATTAATGCCTACAAGAAGAGTGCAGCAGTTATCCAGGCATATAGCAGAGGATTGTGCCTGCTCAGCTTGCTATGGCAGCCTTATCTATGCTCTGGAAAGGCTGGATGAAAAGGGACTTTTATATAAGTTAAATAGTAAATTATACATCGGTCAGAACTATAAGAATAAAAAGTATAAAGGGATCGGAATCGGTTCATGTACATCAGAATTTGATAAAAATATAAAAGGATGCCCTCCAAAGGCCAGGGATATTGTTGAGTTTTTAGAAGACCTCTGCGAATAA
- a CDS encoding AraC family transcriptional regulator — protein MKNIEQAIYEIMVYINLNLFEYITLDELSSRFSYSKYHLHRKFKDIVGINLNDYIKRRRIESSIYYLSANPEASITEVAGYCGYSSATYSREFRKVFNRKPTEWRNIYKKDKDFKKDSNICKNYEQFICYNDYGIPREIKNIGTAIISKRNINAVIYYGNYHDERVRDIWNTIDQYNSQKKPFILISMNSPAVTNINCCLYVLGFDGDSDISGLSSTMLEGGEYLVVDYEGSREKLIETYTWIIKYYLSNKGLKYDYRVQFHEYDKIPDLGESNLSCRIHIPICHA, from the coding sequence ATGAAAAATATTGAACAAGCAATTTATGAAATTATGGTTTATATCAATCTAAACTTATTTGAGTATATTACGTTGGATGAATTATCTAGCAGGTTTTCTTACTCGAAATATCACTTACACAGAAAGTTTAAAGATATCGTTGGAATAAATCTGAATGATTATATTAAGAGAAGAAGAATAGAAAGCAGTATTTACTATTTGTCTGCGAATCCAGAGGCTAGCATTACAGAGGTCGCTGGCTATTGTGGTTATTCTTCGGCAACTTATTCCAGAGAATTTAGAAAGGTTTTCAATAGAAAACCTACGGAATGGCGAAATATCTATAAAAAGGATAAAGATTTCAAAAAAGATAGCAATATTTGCAAAAACTATGAGCAATTTATTTGCTACAATGATTATGGGATCCCCAGAGAAATAAAAAATATCGGTACAGCAATAATTAGTAAAAGAAATATCAATGCAGTGATTTATTATGGCAATTATCATGATGAAAGGGTACGTGATATTTGGAATACTATCGATCAGTATAATAGTCAAAAGAAACCATTTATACTGATATCAATGAACTCTCCGGCAGTAACCAATATTAACTGTTGTCTGTATGTATTGGGTTTTGATGGTGATTCGGATATTTCAGGATTGAGCAGTACAATGCTTGAGGGTGGAGAATATCTAGTCGTAGATTATGAAGGCTCCAGAGAAAAACTAATAGAAACCTATACATGGATTATTAAGTATTATCTTTCGAATAAAGGATTAAAGTATGATTATCGTGTTCAGTTTCATGAATATGACAAAATACCGGATTTAGGCGAAAGTAATTTATCATGCAGAATACATATACCTATTTGCCATGCGTAG
- a CDS encoding winged helix-turn-helix transcriptional regulator: MITYRDKEYRCAVELTIELIGGKWKAILLWELSKKTLRFNELVRLFPNITRKMLTQQLKEMERDGLVLRKEYNQIPPKVEYSLTNFGKSFMPIILAMNQWGVDYVAGNIKE, translated from the coding sequence ATGATAACTTATCGTGATAAAGAATATCGTTGTGCTGTTGAACTGACAATTGAATTAATTGGTGGCAAATGGAAGGCAATTCTTCTATGGGAATTATCGAAAAAAACATTACGCTTCAATGAACTAGTTCGACTATTTCCGAACATAACACGTAAGATGCTGACACAGCAATTAAAGGAAATGGAACGGGATGGTTTAGTATTACGAAAAGAATATAATCAAATCCCCCCAAAGGTAGAATATTCATTAACAAACTTTGGAAAATCATTTATGCCAATAATATTAGCCATGAATCAATGGGGGGTTGATTATGTTGCTGGGAATATAAAGGAATAG
- a CDS encoding C39 family peptidase has translation MLINDFNIRKQRYTCGYTTVGMILAYLEGQNIDENYLLENEPTDFNEITFLKLMEVYKKYLKKYKAEIVYGDEKKMTEVIKNSLSSRIPMHIQYLTANLMGDGKPILHYAVLIGYDEDAETFVIADPFGSNKTLNRNDFFEAISFRNECLPEIIKQKYPSNMMIRFTLD, from the coding sequence ATGCTTATTAATGATTTTAATATAAGAAAGCAAAGGTACACGTGCGGATATACAACGGTTGGAATGATCTTGGCTTATTTGGAAGGGCAAAACATTGATGAAAATTATCTTTTAGAAAATGAACCGACTGATTTCAATGAAATTACATTTCTTAAATTGATGGAGGTTTATAAAAAGTACTTAAAAAAGTATAAAGCAGAAATAGTATATGGTGACGAGAAGAAAATGACAGAAGTAATAAAAAACAGCCTTTCTTCACGAATTCCTATGCATATTCAGTATCTTACAGCAAATTTAATGGGGGACGGGAAACCGATACTACATTATGCAGTTTTAATTGGGTATGACGAAGATGCGGAAACCTTCGTTATTGCGGATCCCTTTGGCAGCAATAAGACTCTTAATAGGAATGATTTTTTTGAAGCGATATCATTTCGAAATGAGTGCTTACCGGAGATAATCAAGCAAAAATATCCAAGTAATATGATGATAAGATTTACCTTAGATTAA
- a CDS encoding MFS transporter gives MKNFITIWIGELISSIGSGMTAFAVSIYVYQLTGSATMVSIAALLAFLPTILLSPIGGILADRYDRRILMIIGDSFSAIGLIFIFIFIQAGYVGVLPVFIGVTISSVFVSLLEPAYRATVTDLLTEEDYARASGMVQIAANAKYLISPFLAGLILSVTDIRVILLIDMATFFITVFTIMKVRKSIKNVKKDMNNNDIFKEFKEGVSSITSDKGVSSLVLLMAFMCFFIGFIQTLMTPMILAFADASTLGIMESVSAVGMLIGSVIIGVMNIKKGYSRILMVSLMAAGIFMGLCGSTTSIWLIVVFCILFFASLPFVNTCADVLVRIRIPNDKQGRAWGMINILTQIGFVVAYAICGILADYVFEPMLMENGILAGSLGRIIGVGEGRGIGLMLILSGIVMFLFAFIFGFRKSIRAMEQ, from the coding sequence ATGAAGAATTTTATTACTATATGGATCGGAGAGTTGATTTCAAGTATTGGTAGTGGCATGACAGCTTTTGCTGTATCTATTTATGTATATCAACTAACCGGAAGTGCAACCATGGTATCGATTGCAGCACTACTGGCATTCCTTCCAACAATTTTACTAAGCCCAATTGGAGGTATTCTTGCTGATCGTTATGATAGAAGAATACTGATGATAATTGGCGATTCTTTTTCTGCAATCGGTCTTATATTTATCTTCATTTTTATACAGGCAGGTTATGTTGGAGTTCTGCCTGTATTTATAGGAGTTACGATTAGTTCAGTATTTGTGTCATTGCTTGAGCCTGCTTATAGGGCTACTGTTACGGATCTCCTTACTGAGGAGGATTACGCAAGAGCTAGTGGTATGGTTCAGATTGCTGCCAATGCCAAGTACCTGATATCGCCGTTTTTAGCTGGACTGATATTATCTGTTACAGATATAAGAGTAATTCTATTAATTGATATGGCTACATTCTTTATAACTGTATTTACAATTATGAAAGTTAGAAAGAGTATTAAGAATGTGAAAAAGGATATGAATAATAATGACATCTTTAAGGAGTTCAAGGAAGGAGTTAGCAGCATCACCTCTGATAAAGGAGTTAGCAGTTTAGTATTGCTGATGGCATTTATGTGCTTTTTTATTGGTTTTATACAGACACTTATGACGCCAATGATTCTAGCTTTTGCGGATGCCAGTACATTGGGGATCATGGAGTCAGTCAGCGCGGTTGGTATGCTAATCGGAAGTGTAATCATCGGTGTTATGAACATCAAAAAAGGTTATTCCAGGATTCTAATGGTTTCATTAATGGCCGCCGGTATTTTTATGGGTTTGTGTGGATCAACAACCAGCATATGGTTAATTGTAGTTTTCTGCATTTTATTTTTTGCCTCTTTACCCTTTGTGAATACCTGTGCAGATGTGTTGGTTCGTATCAGAATACCAAATGATAAACAGGGAAGAGCATGGGGAATGATAAATATCCTTACACAGATAGGCTTTGTTGTTGCATATGCGATCTGCGGTATACTTGCTGATTATGTATTTGAACCGATGCTTATGGAAAATGGGATTCTCGCAGGAAGTCTGGGACGAATTATAGGTGTAGGGGAAGGACGTGGAATTGGGTTGATGCTTATTCTTTCAGGTATCGTAATGTTTCTCTTTGCATTTATCTTTGGATTCAGAAAGAGCATTAGAGCGATGGAGCAGTAA
- a CDS encoding flavodoxin domain-containing protein, producing the protein MNKILICYSSKTGTTKNAAVTIANTLKSPYTLIDLGDHGWETLPLMEYNVVILGTSIRIGTPRKDFIHFLNQKKNELVKNKMILFTCGIASEEQNKKYLFKRIPNLFDTDRIMYRHLEGELYLDKYKGFSKLVIEDYIKKNPAPVLNLKAINEICNEAEREEP; encoded by the coding sequence ATGAATAAAATACTTATTTGTTATTCGTCGAAAACAGGAACCACAAAAAACGCGGCGGTAACCATTGCTAACACTCTTAAGAGCCCCTATACTCTTATTGATTTAGGTGATCATGGCTGGGAAACCCTGCCTTTAATGGAATACAATGTTGTTATTCTAGGAACTTCTATACGTATAGGAACACCACGGAAGGATTTCATCCATTTCTTAAATCAAAAGAAAAATGAACTGGTAAAGAATAAAATGATACTTTTTACTTGTGGCATTGCATCGGAGGAGCAAAATAAGAAATATCTGTTCAAGCGCATTCCCAATCTATTTGATACCGACAGAATTATGTACAGACACTTGGAAGGAGAACTGTATTTAGATAAGTATAAAGGATTTTCAAAGCTTGTTATCGAGGACTATATTAAGAAAAATCCTGCGCCTGTCTTAAATTTAAAAGCAATTAATGAGATTTGTAACGAAGCCGAGAGGGAGGAACCATAA
- a CDS encoding Dph6-related ATP pyrophosphatase — translation MNKYQGRKFVASYSGGKDSILAIYRAIKLGMKPVTLIITYNIDMERSWFHGIPGDLLNEVSASLGIPIKLIKTSAKDYATNFEMELKIQKENGAEVCVFGDIDLEEHLQWCTARCDEAGIEAFFPLWQEDRKALVKEFIDNGFTANISVVDTDRLSKKHLGMTLSPETVASITSEGADACGENGEYHTFVSDGPLFRTPVSFCYGDMVKNGQYAILPIKKN, via the coding sequence ATGAATAAATATCAGGGACGAAAATTCGTTGCATCTTATAGTGGAGGTAAAGACAGCATTCTTGCTATATACAGGGCGATAAAGCTCGGAATGAAACCGGTAACTCTTATTATCACATACAATATAGACATGGAACGCTCCTGGTTCCATGGTATTCCCGGTGATTTATTGAATGAGGTTTCTGCCTCACTGGGTATACCGATTAAGTTAATTAAGACCTCTGCAAAGGACTATGCAACGAATTTCGAAATGGAACTTAAGATACAGAAAGAAAATGGTGCAGAAGTTTGTGTATTTGGTGATATTGATCTTGAGGAGCATTTGCAATGGTGTACTGCACGTTGTGATGAGGCAGGTATCGAGGCTTTTTTCCCGCTTTGGCAGGAAGATAGGAAGGCATTGGTTAAGGAGTTTATTGATAATGGATTTACAGCAAATATTAGTGTCGTAGATACCGACCGGCTAAGTAAAAAACATCTTGGAATGACATTATCGCCTGAAACCGTTGCATCCATCACATCAGAAGGAGCAGATGCCTGTGGAGAAAATGGAGAATATCATACATTTGTATCGGATGGACCACTGTTCAGAACCCCGGTTTCCTTCTGTTACGGAGATATGGTTAAGAACGGGCAATATGCGATTCTACCAATTAAGAAAAACTAA
- a CDS encoding FMN-binding protein, whose amino-acid sequence MNRTLKILIKVFVVMICLIILGLGIFIGYLHIGKKAALETPVYGIDLSDIDDGTYIGSYEGYRWSNTVSVTVENHTITKIEILKPQTYTSQETVDTLILRVISEQNTDVDVVTGATADSRTFLRAVENALYPERQDNLK is encoded by the coding sequence ATGAATAGGACGTTAAAAATATTGATTAAGGTCTTCGTGGTAATGATATGCTTAATAATATTAGGCTTAGGAATATTTATCGGATATTTACATATTGGAAAGAAAGCTGCCCTTGAAACTCCTGTCTATGGTATAGACCTTAGCGATATCGATGACGGTACATACATCGGTAGCTATGAAGGATATCGTTGGAGCAATACGGTTTCGGTAACGGTTGAAAACCACACAATAACAAAGATTGAAATCCTAAAACCACAGACCTATACATCGCAGGAAACGGTTGATACACTTATTTTGCGTGTTATATCAGAACAGAATACGGATGTGGATGTAGTAACCGGTGCGACGGCAGATAGCAGAACATTTTTAAGAGCCGTCGAAAATGCACTTTATCCTGAAAGGCAAGACAACTTGAAATAA
- a CDS encoding pyruvate kinase alpha/beta domain-containing protein, translated as MKKEITYYETTKEDHTLETFALVKQRIEETGINKIILASTTGRTALRAMEYFADKDITLIVIPHQYGFSSETNLFPSDTVKTLREHGHEVHFGTMLFHTEKLYGSTVPAIIADFLRCLSEGVKVCYEITLMAADGGYVNSGEAVIAIAGTGVNADTALLLQASTTRNIRKLRINEIICKPYNSL; from the coding sequence ATGAAAAAGGAAATTACATATTACGAAACAACAAAGGAAGATCACACACTGGAAACCTTTGCACTTGTAAAACAGAGAATTGAAGAAACCGGAATTAATAAAATCATTCTTGCTTCCACAACAGGACGAACTGCGTTAAGAGCCATGGAATACTTTGCTGATAAAGATATTACACTTATCGTAATTCCCCATCAATATGGTTTCTCCAGTGAAACCAATCTGTTTCCATCTGACACAGTGAAAACCTTACGGGAACATGGTCATGAAGTGCATTTTGGTACTATGCTTTTCCATACCGAAAAATTGTATGGCTCTACTGTCCCCGCTATCATAGCAGACTTTCTTCGATGCTTAAGCGAAGGCGTCAAAGTATGTTACGAAATCACACTGATGGCTGCTGATGGTGGATATGTAAATAGTGGAGAAGCTGTGATTGCAATAGCAGGAACTGGGGTAAATGCCGATACTGCGCTCTTATTACAGGCATCAACAACCAGAAATATTAGAAAGCTTCGCATTAATGAAATTATCTGTAAACCGTATAACAGTTTATAA